The following coding sequences are from one Lolium rigidum isolate FL_2022 chromosome 6, APGP_CSIRO_Lrig_0.1, whole genome shotgun sequence window:
- the LOC124659470 gene encoding lipoamide acyltransferase component of branched-chain alpha-keto acid dehydrogenase complex, mitochondrial-like: protein MAWSRLASNSRLRPRPIPVVPRPTKQPPLPHLLARPTAPSPPLHRLLLPLSPLRFAATAASPSLARLPDADWRRALAGRGRWFASDASAAPVPAGEVAELVEVPLAQTGEGIAECELLRWFVSEGDQVDEFQQLCEVQSDKATIEITSRFKGTVHQIHFAPGDIVKVGETLLKMIVGDSQVVSHDSISSSSDISLGMDTTSPFGEGNAPCGSLSTPAVRHLVKHYGLNINDIQGSGKDGRILKEDVLNYAASKGLCQEPLSAVEENVGQVELPVGGKSFLETHSYEDKRILLRGYQRTMVKSMSLAAKVPHFHYLEEIKCDALIELKALFQKENKDQNIKHTFLPFLIKSLSMALSKYPLLNSSFIEETNEVIFKGSHNIGVAMATEHGLVVPYIKKVQSLNILEITKELSRLHEMASNNRLSSTDITDGTITLSNIGSIGGKFGSPVLNLPEVAIIALGRIQKLPRFDDEGNVYPSSIINVTVGADHRVVDGATVARFCNEWKCMVENPEMLLLHMR from the exons ATGGCCTGGAGCCGGCTAGCCTCCAACTCCCGCCTCCGGCCCCGCCCTATCCCCGTCGTCCCACGGCCCACgaagcagccgccgctgccgcatCTGCTGGCAAGACCGACAgcgccctcgccgccgctgcaTCGTCTCCTCCTGCCACTCTCCCCGCTCCGCTTCGCTGCCACAGCCGCATCCCCCTCGCTGGCGCGGCTCCCCGATGCCGAC TGGCGGCGTGCGTTGGCCGGGAGGGGCAGGTGGTTCGCGAGCGATGCCTCTGCTGCGCCGGTGCCGGCGGGGGAGGTGGCTGAGCTGGTCGAAGTGCCCTTGGCGCAGACCGGGGAAGGGATCGCGGAGTGCGAGCTGCTGCGCTGGTTCGTCAGCGAG GGTGACCAAGTAGATGAATTTCAGCAGCTCTGTGAAGTACAAAGCGACAAAGCAACTATTGAAATAACAAGTCGTTTCAAGGGAACAGTACATCAGATTCACTTTGCCCCTGGTGACATAGTAAAG GTTGGTGAAACTTTACTTAAGATGATTGTGGGCGACAGCCAAGTTGTATCTCATGATAGTATATCTTCATCCTCTGACATTTCACTTGGAATGGATACTACGAGTCCCTTCGGTGAAGGCAATGCTCCTTGTGGATCTCTCTCCACACCAGCTGTTAGGCATCTagtgaagcactatgggcttaacaTAAATGATATTCAAGGGTCAGGAAAAGATGGTAGAATTTTGAAAGAAGACGTGTTGAATTACGCTGCCAGCAAGGGTCTTTGCCAGGAGCCGCTATCAGCTGTGGAAGAGAACGTTGGTCAAGTTGAGTTACCGGTGGGAGGAAAATCATTTCTGGAAACACATAGTTACGAAGATAAGAGAATTCTGCTCAG GGGATACCAGAGGACAATGGTGAAATCAATGAGCCTGGCTGCAAAAGTACCACATTTTCATTATCTGGAGGAAATCAAATGTGATGCTCTTATAGAACTTAAGGCATTGTTTCAAAAGGAAAATAAAGATCAGAATATAAAGCACACCTTCCTTCCATTCCTCATTAAATCTCTTTCTATGGCACTGAGTaaataccctttgttgaatagttCTTTCATTGAAGAAACGAATGAAGTTATTTTCAAAG GATCCCACAACATTGGGGTAGCTATGGCTACAGAACATGGGTTAGTGGTGCCATACATCAAGAAAGTTCAGTCACTTAATATATTGGAG ATCACAAAGGAATTGTCACGATTACATGAGATGGCCTCGAACAACAGACTAAGCAGCACAGATATCACTGATGGAACCATAACGCTAAGCAACATAGGCTCCATCGGTGGAAAGTTTGGCTCCCCGGTTCTCAACCTGCCTGAAGTTGCCATAATTGCTCTAGGCCGCATTCAGAAACTCCCTCGCTTCGATGATGAAGGAAACGTCTACCCTTCTTCAATAATCAAT GTGACTGTTGGAGCAGATCACCGAGTTGTCGACGGTGCCACGGTTGCAAGGTTCTGCAACGAGTGGAAATGCATGGTGGAGAACCCAGAAATGCTCTTGCTGCACATGCGATGA